From the genome of Populus alba chromosome 10, ASM523922v2, whole genome shotgun sequence, one region includes:
- the LOC118047259 gene encoding S-adenosylmethionine decarboxylase proenzyme produces the protein MDLAVSAIGFEGYEKRLEITYFEPGIFDDPEGKGLRSLSKPQLDEILGPAECTIVDSLSNDYVDSYVLSESSLFVYPYKIIIKTCGTTKLLLSIPAILKLADTLSLNVRSVRYTRGSFIFPGAQSYPHRSFSEEVAVLDGYFGKLGSGSKAYIMGGLDKPQKWHVYSASADSALSRDPIYTIEMCMTGLDREKASVFYKTQSSSAAAMTDDSGIRKILPASNICDFEFEPCGYSMNSIEGAAISTIHVTPEDGFSYASFEAAGYDLKDVSLNQLVDRVLACFQSTEFSIAVHADVAGEQLERICSLNVKGYCRGEMSHGELGMGGSIIYQKFVRSGNADSPRSILKCCWKEEEDY, from the coding sequence ATGGACCTGGCTGTTTCTGCAATTGGATTTGAAGGCTATGAAAAGAGGCTAGAAATCACTTATTTTGAGCCGGGCATCTTTGATGATCCTGAAGGGAAGGGCCTTCGATCTCTGTCAAAGCCTCAGTTGGATGAGATTCTTGGACCGGCCGAGTGCACTATTGTTGATTCGCTATCAAATGACTATGTGGACTCCTATGTCCTCTCTGAGTCTAGCCTCTTTGTATATCCTTACAAGATAATCATTAAGACCTGTGGGACTACAAAATTACTCCTTTCAATCCCAGCTATCCTGAAGTTGGCTGATACCCTTTCTCTAAATGTGAGATCTGTGAGGTATACTCGTGGGAGCTTCATTTTCCCTGGAGCTCAGTCCTATCCTCATCGCAGTTTCTCCGAAGAAGTTGCTGTCCTGGATGGCTACTTCGGCAAGCTTGGTTCGGGAAGCAAGGCTTACATAATGGGTGGTCTGGACAAACCACAGAAATGGCATGTTTACTCTGCATCTGCAGATTCGGCTCTCTCTCGTGACCCTATTTACACTATTGAGATGTGCATGACTGGCTTGGACAGGGAGAAGGCTTCTGTGTTTTACAAAACCCAATCATCTTCAGCAGCAGCAATGACTGATGATTCTGGAATAAGAAAGATTCTACCTGCCTCTAATATATGTGATTTTGAGTTCGAACCCTGTGGTTATTCCATGAATTCAATTGAAGGAGCTGCAATCTCTACAATCCATGTTACTCCGGAAGATGGTTTCAGTTATGCAAGCTTTGAAGCTGCAGGATATGATCTGAAAGATGTGAGCCTTAACCAGTTAGTTGATAGGGTGTTGGCTTGTTTCCAATCAACCGAATTCTCCATTGCTGTGCATGCTGATGTTGCTGGAGAACAGCTTGAGCGGATTTGTTCCCTCAATGTCAAGGGATACTGTCGTGGAGAGATGAGCCATGGAGAGCTTGGTATGGGTGGTTCCATTATCTACCAGAAGTTTGTTAGGTCTGGGAATGCTGATTCTCCAAGATCAATCCTTAAATGCTGCtggaaagaggaagaagattaTTAG
- the LOC118047280 gene encoding choline/ethanolaminephosphotransferase 1, which translates to MGYIGSHGIAALHRYKYSGVDHSYVAKYVLQPFWSRCVNFFPLWMPPNMITLMGFMFLVTSALLGYIYSPRLDTPPPRWVHFAHGLLLFLYQTFDAVDGKQARRTNSSSPLGELFDHGCDALACAFESLAFGSTAMCGRDSFWFWLISAVPFYGATWEHFFTNTLILPAVNGPTEGLMLIYVAHLFTALVGAEWWVQHFGMSFPFLSWVPFVSEIQTYRVVLILMTAFAVIPTVAFNVSNVYEVVQARKSSMLLALAMLYPFLVLVGGVLVWDYLSPSDLMANYPHLVVLGTGLAFGFLVGRMILSHLCDEPKGLKTNMCLSLLYLPFAIANALAARLNDGVALVDEFWVLLGYCVFTMLLYLHFTTSVIHEITTALGICCFRITRKKA; encoded by the exons ATGGGATATATAGGATCACATGGAATAGCAGCACTTCACAGGTACAAATACAGTGGAGTAGATCACTCTTATGTTGCTAAATATGTTTTGCAACCCTTTTGGAGCCGTTGTGTTAACTTCTTCCCTCTTTGGATGCC ACCGAACATG attacGCTTATGGGATTTATGTTCTTAGTGACTTCTGCTTTGCTTGGATAT aTATATTCACCTCGCTTGGATACGCCTCCGCCAAGATGGGTTCATTTTGCGCATGGATTGCTTCTATTTTTATACCAG ACTTTTGATGCTGTTGATGGAAAGCAAGCTCGGCGGACAAACTCGTCCAGTCCATTGGGGGAGCTTTTTGACCATG GATGTGATGCGCTCGCTTGTGCA tttgaaagcttgGCTTTTGGTAGCACTGCCATGTGTGGAAGAGATTCTTTCTGGTTCTGGCTTATTTCAGCTGTGCCATTTTACGGTGCAACATGGGAACA CTTTTTCACCAACACTCTCATTCTTCCAGCAGTTAATGGGCCTACAGAGGGTCTGATGCTAATATATGTGGCACATTTGTTTACAGCCTTAGTTG GTGCTGAGTGGTGGGTTCAACACTTTGGGATGTCTTTCCCATTCTTGAGTTGGGTGCCATTTGTAAGCG AAATCCAAACTTACAGAGTCGTGCTGATTTTAATGACAGCTTTTGCTGTTATACCCACAGTGGCATTCAA TGTGTCCAATGTCTACGAGGTTGTTCAAGCAAGAAAGAGCAGCATGTTACTGGCTTTAGCAATG CTTTACCCTTTTCTTGTGCTCGTTGGTGGGGTCCTAGTGTG GGATTATTTGTCTCCGTCTGATCTAATGGCGAATTATCCTCATTTGGTTGTATTGGGAACTGGACTTGCATTTGGGTTTCTTGTG GGAAGGATGATTCTGTCTCACCTGTGTGATGAACCAAAGGGATTGAAAACCAACATGTGCTTG TCTCTGTTATATCTACCATTTGCCATTGCAAATGCACTCGCAGCCAGACTGAATGATGG AGTTGCTTTAGTGGATGAGTTCTGGGTTCTTCTTGGTTATTGTGTATTCACAA TGCTACTCTATTTGCACTTCACCACATCTGTCATCCATGAAATTACAACAGCTCTGGGAATATGCTGCTTCAG GATAACTAGGAAGAAAGCATGA